One window from the genome of Longimicrobium sp. encodes:
- a CDS encoding XRE family transcriptional regulator, whose protein sequence is MAKKFRDLIAHWGPERIAQIEAEAAAVLREMRLDELRRARLKTQQDMAAALRTSQASVSKLERRTDMYLSTLRRYVQAMGGELEIIARFPEGPVRLEQFFEGEADGDADDDALLASNVETGYPEPVVAGRRARR, encoded by the coding sequence ATGGCCAAGAAGTTTCGTGACCTGATCGCGCACTGGGGCCCGGAGCGCATCGCCCAGATCGAGGCGGAGGCGGCCGCGGTGCTTCGCGAGATGCGCCTGGACGAGCTGCGTCGGGCGCGCCTCAAGACGCAGCAGGACATGGCGGCCGCGCTCCGGACCTCGCAGGCCAGCGTGTCGAAGCTGGAGCGGCGCACCGACATGTACCTCAGCACCTTGCGCCGCTACGTGCAGGCCATGGGCGGCGAGCTGGAGATCATCGCCCGTTTTCCGGAGGGCCCCGTGCGCCTGGAGCAGTTCTTCGAAGGCGAGGCGGACGGAGATGCCGATGATGATGCGCTGCTCGCCAGCAACGTGGAGACCGGGTATCCGGAACCCGTGGTAGCCGGGCGGCGCGCGCGGCGCTAA
- a CDS encoding type II toxin-antitoxin system RelE/ParE family toxin, whose amino-acid sequence MSFEVEYTDEFGGWWDSLSEREQDSVARSVQLLEAAGPHLPFPHSSSVRGSRYSHMRELRVQHEGRPYRVLYAFDPRRVAILLIGGDKTGDGRWYQRFIPVAEVLYDAHLEEVADELEGLKPSAREGAPWPRSFVT is encoded by the coding sequence ATGAGCTTCGAAGTAGAGTATACGGACGAGTTCGGCGGGTGGTGGGACAGCCTGTCCGAGCGTGAGCAGGACTCGGTCGCGCGGTCGGTGCAACTGCTGGAGGCGGCGGGCCCGCACCTGCCGTTTCCCCACAGCAGCAGCGTTCGGGGGTCGCGCTACAGCCACATGCGCGAGCTTCGGGTGCAGCACGAAGGCCGGCCGTACCGGGTGCTGTACGCGTTCGATCCGCGCCGTGTCGCCATCCTGCTCATCGGCGGCGACAAGACGGGCGACGGGCGCTGGTATCAGCGGTTCATTCCCGTGGCCGAGGTGCTGTACGACGCGCACCTGGAAGAAGTCGCAGACGAGCTGGAAGGCCTGAAACCATCTGCACGGGAGGGTGCACCATGGCCAAGAAGTTTCGTGACCTGA